The following proteins are co-located in the Synechococcus sp. PROS-U-1 genome:
- a CDS encoding ABC transporter substrate-binding protein yields the protein MLLFLGGHLRRSSGITLTCWVLLSSGLLTLLQPRPVAAQSSGGGTDPNALVLGQSLPLSGPSAQLGLDYRRGALAWFEAVNREGGIHGRKIQLISLDDKYEPPQTLINTRQLLNRNDLLALFGYVGTPTTKVALPLIEEASVPLVAPMTGASLFRQPDLRMVFNMRTSYRREIAAMVDELVRDAHHRIAIVYQDDAFGQDGLDGALAALSRHGLKPVVVTTVQRNSAQVGEALDDLIATNPNGIVLVSAYVSSAALSSALRNRGSRAQIMNVSFVGTQALQKAMPVGEANGIGVAQVVPFPWNRWIPVVADYQRCLRLSDKSSGFGFTSFEGYLAARMITEALERAGKNPSRQALVQALESIRDLDLGGFRLQMGRDDHDASDFVELTFLGSQSWEP from the coding sequence GTGCTTCTGTTTCTTGGAGGCCATCTGCGGCGCAGTTCTGGCATCACTCTGACGTGCTGGGTGTTGTTGAGCAGTGGACTGCTGACGCTGCTTCAACCTCGCCCAGTCGCCGCCCAGTCCTCCGGAGGCGGGACAGATCCCAACGCTCTGGTGCTTGGCCAGTCATTGCCACTCTCAGGCCCTTCGGCGCAACTCGGTTTGGACTATCGACGCGGGGCGTTGGCCTGGTTTGAGGCTGTGAACCGTGAGGGAGGGATTCACGGTCGCAAAATTCAGTTGATCAGTCTTGATGACAAATACGAGCCGCCTCAGACGCTGATCAACACGCGTCAATTGTTGAATCGCAATGATCTGCTGGCGTTGTTCGGTTACGTGGGCACGCCCACGACCAAGGTCGCGCTTCCTTTGATTGAGGAGGCTTCGGTGCCATTGGTGGCTCCCATGACCGGGGCCAGTTTGTTCCGACAGCCTGACCTACGCATGGTGTTCAACATGCGCACCAGTTATCGACGTGAGATCGCGGCGATGGTCGATGAGCTGGTGCGCGATGCGCACCATCGCATTGCGATTGTTTATCAGGACGATGCCTTTGGTCAGGATGGTCTCGACGGTGCCCTGGCCGCCCTCAGCCGCCACGGGTTGAAACCCGTTGTTGTCACCACTGTGCAGCGCAATTCAGCCCAGGTGGGAGAAGCACTGGACGATCTGATAGCGACCAATCCCAACGGAATCGTGCTCGTTTCTGCGTATGTGAGTTCTGCTGCCCTGTCCAGTGCACTGCGGAATCGGGGCAGCCGCGCTCAGATCATGAATGTGTCGTTTGTGGGCACCCAGGCTCTGCAGAAGGCGATGCCGGTCGGCGAAGCCAATGGCATCGGTGTGGCCCAGGTGGTTCCGTTCCCCTGGAATCGCTGGATTCCTGTTGTGGCTGACTATCAACGCTGTTTGCGGTTGAGTGATAAATCATCGGGTTTTGGCTTCACCAGTTTTGAGGGCTATCTCGCGGCGCGGATGATCACTGAAGCGCTTGAGCGAGCCGGCAAGAATCCGTCCCGTCAAGCCCTCGTCCAAGCCCTGGAGTCCATCCGTGATCTCGATCTGGGAGGCTTTCGCCTTCAGATGGGTCGGGATGATCATGACGCCAGTGACTTTGTCGAACTCACCTTTCTTGGCTCACAAAGCTGGGAACCTTGA
- a CDS encoding response regulator transcription factor, with protein MDVTTVSAAISTCRLLVVEDDDSIRETVGEALRSEGYEVLTSADGLAALNLVMAATSDPVDLIVLDLMLPGLSGLDFCRELRRFNNITPILVISARDSETDRVLGLELGADDYLVKPFGLRELVARCRALLRRSRQTEASPAESHSYANLCLFPNECRVTRDDVDLTLSPKEYKILELFIQNPKRVWSRDQLLENIWGVDFVGDTKTVDVHIRWLREKVEDEPSSPQLIRTVRGFGYRFG; from the coding sequence TTGGACGTGACAACCGTGTCCGCGGCCATTTCCACCTGCAGGCTTCTGGTGGTGGAAGACGACGACAGCATTCGGGAAACGGTTGGTGAGGCCCTGCGCTCGGAGGGCTATGAGGTGCTCACCAGTGCAGATGGCTTAGCCGCTCTCAATTTGGTGATGGCTGCAACCTCTGATCCGGTGGATCTGATTGTGCTTGACCTGATGCTTCCAGGTCTTAGTGGGCTTGATTTCTGCCGAGAGCTTCGTCGCTTCAACAACATCACCCCGATCCTCGTGATCAGTGCCCGCGACAGTGAAACCGACCGGGTGCTCGGGCTCGAGTTGGGTGCGGACGATTACCTGGTCAAACCCTTCGGGCTGCGTGAGTTGGTGGCGCGCTGTAGGGCGTTGCTGCGCCGTTCCCGTCAAACGGAGGCCTCTCCCGCGGAATCCCACAGCTACGCCAACCTCTGTCTGTTCCCCAATGAATGCAGGGTCACCAGGGATGACGTGGATCTGACCCTCTCCCCCAAGGAATACAAAATTCTGGAGTTGTTCATTCAGAACCCCAAGCGCGTCTGGAGTCGCGATCAGCTGCTGGAGAACATCTGGGGTGTCGATTTCGTCGGTGACACCAAGACCGTGGATGTGCACATTCGCTGGCTGCGGGAAAAGGTTGAGGACGAGCCTTCATCCCCCCAGTTGATCCGTACGGTTCGCGGCTTCGGTTACCGCTTCGGCTGA